In Gossypium arboreum isolate Shixiya-1 chromosome 5, ASM2569848v2, whole genome shotgun sequence, a single genomic region encodes these proteins:
- the LOC108466089 gene encoding pleiotropic drug resistance protein 1-like encodes METGDILKASNSLRGSLRAGSLRSGSSSIWKNSGVDVFSRSSREEDDEEALKWAAIERLPTVARLRKGILTSSRGGANEIDIVNLGWQERKTILERLVKVADEDNERFLWKFKNRIDRVGIELPTIEVRFENINIEAEAFVGTNALPSFLNFITSIFEGVLINMGILSSRMKKLTILKDVSGMIKPGRMTLLLGPPSSGKTTLLLALAGKLDPALQFSGSVTYNGHTMKEFVPQRTAAYISQYDLHIGEMTVRETLAFSARCQGVGTRYDMLSELSRREKQENIKPDPDIDVFMKAVATEGQEANVITDYIMKILGLDMCADTLVGNEMLRGISGGQKKRVTTGEMLVGPARALFMDEISTGLDSSTTFQIVNSLRQTVHILNGTALISLLQPAPETYNLFDDIILLSDSVIVYQGPREHVVSFFESMGFKCPERKGVADFLQEVTSRKDQMQYWARKDQPYRFITANEFAEEFRSFHVGMKLGEELGTPFDKTKSHPAALTTKKYGLGKWELLKACFARELLLMKRNSFVYIFKIIQLTIVSCITMTLFLRTEMDRDSVQGGSNYMGALFFGMIFLMFYGMPELSMTITKLPVFYKQRDLLFFPPWAYALPSWILKIPMTFIEVSVWVFITYYVVGFDPNVQRFLRQFLLLVLISQTAASLFRFIASAARNIIVANTFGTFALLVLFALSGFVLAREDIRGWWIWGYWISPLMYGQNALMVNEFLGHRWSRVPPGSNESIGLQVLKSRSFFHESYWYWLGVGALVIFVVLYNVFFTLALTYLKPFEKNRAVISEKPESNDQANGVGGSIQLTDHEKSSSHVNRSEIQDDIQRSASSSKSFSLSDATLRTNGQKKKGMVLPFEPHSLTFENIYYSVDMPQEMKEQGITVDDRLVLLKGISGAFRPGVLTALMGVSGAGKTTLMDVLAGRKTGGYIEGNITVSGFPKKQETFARISGYCEQNDIHSPHVTVYESLVYSAWLRLANDIDAETRKMFIEEVMELVELDSLRHAIVGLPGVNGLSTEQRKRLTIAVELVANPSIIFMDEPTSGLDARAAAIVMRTVRNTVDTGRTVVCTIHQPSIDIFEAFDELFLMKRGGQEIYVGPLGHHSKYLIKYFEGIQGVSKIKDGYNPATWMLEVTASAQELSLGVDFADIYKNSDLYRRNKALIEDLSKPAPGAKELYFATQYSQPFLSQCAACLWKQHWSYWRNPPYTAVRFLFTTAIALMFGTLFWDLGSKTKKIQDLSNAMGSMYAAVLFIGIQNSSSVQPVVSVERTVFYRERAAGMYSAMPYAIGQVLIEIPYIFVQASVYGIIVYSMIGFEWTAAKFFWYIFFMLFTLLYFTFYGMMAVAVTPNNHIAAIVSSAFYGLWNLFSGFIIPRPSMPVWWRWYYWICPVSWTLYGLLVSQFGDINELLEDGNNETVKQHLRNYYGFRHDYLGFVAAVIISFAVLFGTIFAVAIKMLNFQRR; translated from the exons ATGGAGACCGGAGATATTCTTAAAGCGAGTAATAGTTTACGGGGAAGTTTACGAGCAGGAAGTTTGAGATCAGGAAGCTCTTCCATATGGAAAAACAGTGGGGTGGACGTGTTTTCAAGGTCTTCGCGAGAAGAGGATGATGAAGAAGCTTTGAAGTGGGCTGCAATTGAGAGACTACCAACTGTTGCTCGTCTCAGGAAAGGTATATTGACTAGCTCTCGAGGTGGTGCCAATGAAATTGATATTGTTAACCTTGGATGGCAAGAAAGGAAGACTATACTTGAGAGGTTGGTTAAAGTTGCTGACGAAGATAATGAAAGGTTCTTGTGGAAGTTCAAGAACCGTATAGATAG gGTTGGCATCGAGCTTCCCACAATCGAAGTCagatttgaaaatataaatattgaagcTGAAGCTTTTGTAGGAACCAATGCTTTGCCTTCATTCCTTAATTTCATTACTAGCATATTTGAG GGCGTGTTGATAAATATGGGTATTCTTTCTAGTAGAATGAAAAAGCTGACCATCCTCAAAGATGTCAGTGGTATGATTAAGCCTGGCAG GATGACATTGCTTTTGGGTCCTCCAAGTTCCGGAAAAACCACTCTCTTGTTGGCTCTGGCTGGGAAGCTTGATCCTGCTCTCCAA TTTTCGGGGTCTGTGACATACAATGGGCATACCATGAAGGAGTTTGTGCCTCAGAGAACTGCTGCCTATATCAGTCAATATGATCTTCACATAGGAGAAATGACCGTGAGGGAAACTTTGGCCTTCTCCGCAAGATGCCAAGGGGTTGGAACCCGATATG ATATGTTGTCAGAGTTGTCAAGAAGAGAGAAACAAGAAAACATTAAACCTGATCCTGATATTGATGTCTTCATGAAG GCAGTAGCAACAGAAGGACAGGAAGCAAATGTAATCACTGATTATATTATGAAG ATTTTAGGACTGGATATGTGTGCAGACACTTTGGTAGGAAATGAAATGTTGAGGGGTATATCTGGAGGACAAAAGAAGCGTGTCACAACAG GTGAAATGCTGGTAGGACCAGCCAGGGCACTTTTTATGGATGAGATATCTACTGGTCTGGACAGCTCTACAACATTCCAAATTGTGAACTCCCTCAGGCAAACTGTTCACATTCTTAATGGAACTGCACTCATCTCCCTTCTACAGCCAGCTCCAGAGACTTACAATCTTTTTGATGACATTATTCTCCTTTCTGATAGCGTGATAGTATATCAGGGTCCTCGCGAACATGTGGTGAGCTTTTTCGAATCTATGGGCTTTAAGTGCCCTGAGAGAAAAGGTGTGGCTGATTTCTTGCAAGAG GTTACATCAAGGAAAGATCAAATGCAGTATTGGGCACGTAAAGATCAACCTTACAGGTTTATCACGGCCAATGAATTTGCTGAGGAATTCCGGTCATTCCATGTGGGAATGAAACTTGGAGAGGAACTTGGAACTCCGTTTGACAAAACAAAGAGCCACCCAGCTGCTTTGACAACAAAAAAATATGGTCTTGGGAAATGGGAGTTGCTAAAAGCTTGCTTTGCAAGAGAACTTCTGTTGATGAAGAGAAACTCTTTCGTCTACATCTTCAAGATTATACAA CTCACAATAGTGTCCTGTATTACCATGACACTCTTTTTGAGAACTGAGATGGATCGAGATTCAGTTCAAGGAGGAAGCAACTATATGGGGGCCTTGTTTTTTGGTATGATTTTTCTCATGTTCTATGGCATGCCTGAGCTTTCTATGACCATTACTAAGCTCCCTGTCTTTTACAAGCAAAGAGACCTCCTATTCTTTCCTCCATGGGCCTATGCTTTACCATCATGGATTTTGAAGATCCCTATGACATTTATAGAAGTTTCTGTGTGGGTATTCATTACTTACTACGTTGTCGGATTTGATCCGAATGTTCAAAG GTTCTTAAGACAGTTCCTCCTCCTTGTTCTCATTAGCCAGACAGCTGCTTCATTATTTCGGTTCATTGCATCAGCCGCTAGAAACATTATTGTTGCCAACACTTTTGGAACATTTGCTTTACTTGTACTTTTTGCATTAAGTGGCTTTGTCCTGGCACGAG AGGACATAAGGGGTTGGTGGATATGGGGTTACTGGATTTCGCCTTTGATGTATGGGCAAAATGCGTTGATGGTTAATGAGTTCCTCGGGCACCGGTGGAGTCGA GTCCCTCCAGGCTCAAACGAATCGATAGGACTTCAAGTTTTAAAGTCTAGAAGTTTCTTCCATGAATCATATTGGTATTGGCTCGGAGTAGGGGCGTTGGTTATATTTGTAGTATTGTACAACGTTTTCTTTACTCTGGCTCTTACCTATCTAAAGC CCTTTGAGAAGAATCGAGCTGTAATATCTGAAAAACCCGAAAGCAATGATCAAGCCAATGGTGTTGGTGGAAGCATTCAGTTAACAGACCATGAAAAAAGCTCAAGTCATGTAAATAGATCAG AGATCCAAGATGACATTCAAAGAAGCGCCTCCTCATCCAAGTCCTTTTCTTTGTCTGACGCAACTCTTAGGACCAATGGCCAAAAGAAAAAGGGAATGGTTCTTCCCTTTGAGCCGCACTCTCTCACTTTTGAAAACATTTACTATTCTGTTGATATGCCACAG GAAATGAAAGAACAAGGTATCACTGTAGATGACAGATTGGTGCTATTGAAGGGTATTAGTGGTGCATTCAGACCAGGTGTTCTCACAGCTCTAATGGGTGTTAGTGGTGCTGGTAAAACCACTCTAATGGATGTGCTGGCTGGCAGGAAAACTGGTGGTTATATCGAGGGGAACATTACAGTTTCAGGTTTCCCCAAGAAACAAGAAACTTTTGCTCGAATATCTGGATACTGTGAACAAAATGACATTCATTCTCCTCATGTCACTGTGTATGAATCCTTAGTTTATTCCGCTTGGCTACGATTAGCCAATGACATTGACGCTGAAACCAGAAAG ATGTTCATAGAAGAAGTCATGGAGCTTGTGGAATTGGATTCATTAAGGCATGCCATAGTTGGTTTACCCGGTGTAAATGGTTTATCAACGGAGCAGCGAAAGAGGCTTACGATTGCAGTCGAGCTTGTGGCAAACCCTTCTATCATTTTCATGGATGAGCCAACTTCAGGGCTTGATGCAAGGGCTGCTGCAATTGTTATGAGAACAGTTAGGAATACAGTGGACACTGGAAGAACAGTTGTGTGTACCATCCATCAACCAAGTATTGACATATTTGAAGCGTTTGACGAG CTATTCCTTATGAAACGTGGAGGACAAGAAATCTATGTGGGGCCATTAGGACACCATTCTAAATATCTTATCAAATATTTTGAG GGAATTCAAGGGGTTAGCAAAATCAAAGATGGCTACAATCCGGCAACGTGGATGTTGGAAGTTACGGCGTCAGCGCAAGAGTTATCTTTAGGTGTTGATTTTGCTGATATCTACAAAAACTCGGACCTATACAG GAGAAACAAAGCTCTTATTGAAGATTTAAGCAAACCTGCTCCTGGTGCAAAGGAACTCTATTTCGCAACACAGTACTCCCAACCATTCTTGAGTCAGTGTGCGGCTTGTTTATGGAAGCAACACTGGTCATACTGGCGCAACCCCCCGTATACTGCCGTAAGATTCCTCTTTACAACAGCCATAGCATTGATGTTTGGGACGCTGTTCTGGGACCTTGGGTCAAAAAC GAAAAAAATACAAGATCTGTCCAATGCAATGGGTTCAATGTACGCTGCTGTTCTGTTCATCGGTATCCAAAACTCTTCATCTGTGCAGCCTGTTGTGTCGGTAGAAAGGACAGTCTTTTATAGAGAAAGAGCTGCCGGAATGTATTCTGCGATGCCATATGCCATTGGACAG GTCTTAATAGAGATACCTTATATTTTTGTTCAAGCTTCTGTGTATGGCATTATAGTGTATTCCATGATCGGATTCGAATGGACCGCTGCTAAGTTCTTCTGGTATATCTTCTTCATGCTTTTCACCTTACTTTACTTCACCTTCTATGGCATGATGGCTGTTGCTGTCACACCAAACAACCACATTGCAGCCATAGTATCCTCAGCATTCTACGGATTATGGAATCTCTTCTCAGGTTTCATCATCCCACGACCT AGTATGCCAGTATGGTGGAGATGGTACTATTGGATTTGTCCAGTATCTTGGACCTTGTATGGATTGCTTGTTTCACAATTTGGAGATATAAACGAATTGCTTGAAGATGGAAACAATGAGACAGTGAAGCAGCACTTGAGAAATTATTATGGTTTCAGGCATGATTACCTGGGATTTGTTGCTGCTGTGATTATTAGTTTCGCAGTTCTCTTTGGAACAATCTTTGCTGTGGCCATAAAGATGTTAAATTTCCAGAGACGatag